The Methylotenera sp. G11 genome includes a window with the following:
- the gndA gene encoding NADP-dependent phosphogluconate dehydrogenase produces MTTKNADIGLVGLAVMGQNLALNIADHGYTIAVYNRDPKKMVNFIEECQKNEPSHANVVGHADLASFVLSIKRPRKIILLVKAGSATDVTINALLPFLEQGDIIIDGGNALWTDTIRREKELSAKGIEFIGSGVSGGETGARFGPSLMPSGTRKAWASLEPIWRDIAAKVDPVTGAPLEGGAPGKPVQGGFACAEYIGPDGAGHYVKMVHNGIEYIDMQLICEAYWLMRNLLGMEADEIGKVFAEWNKGELSSFLIEITADILQQKDPMGPGFLVDKILDTAGQKGTGQWTAANALELGAPANAIAAAVYARALSSLKEERVEASKILKGPVIKQETDKKAVIEAIKNALYCSKICAYAQGFQLIDKAQVAYNWKLNFGEIAQIWRGGCIIRARFLQKITDAYALNSRLKNLMLDPYFTNAMNDGQAGWRKVIALAVTNGIPAQGFAAALAYYDGYRSERLPANLLQGQRDYFGAHTYERVDQPRGQFFHLDWPEAGRPQLEV; encoded by the coding sequence ATGACTACGAAAAATGCTGACATTGGCCTGGTTGGGCTAGCTGTTATGGGTCAGAACCTGGCCCTGAATATTGCCGATCATGGCTACACCATTGCGGTTTATAACCGTGACCCGAAAAAAATGGTGAATTTCATTGAAGAATGTCAAAAGAATGAGCCATCACATGCCAATGTGGTTGGTCATGCGGACTTGGCTTCATTTGTACTGAGTATCAAACGTCCACGTAAAATCATCCTGCTGGTTAAAGCAGGCAGCGCAACAGACGTCACTATCAATGCATTGCTGCCATTCCTGGAGCAAGGCGACATCATTATCGACGGCGGCAACGCATTGTGGACAGACACAATCCGTCGTGAAAAAGAATTATCGGCTAAAGGGATCGAATTCATCGGCTCAGGCGTATCTGGCGGTGAAACCGGTGCCCGTTTCGGCCCAAGCCTGATGCCTTCAGGCACACGTAAAGCATGGGCAAGCCTGGAGCCGATCTGGCGCGATATCGCAGCTAAAGTAGATCCAGTTACCGGCGCGCCTTTAGAAGGCGGCGCACCTGGCAAGCCAGTACAAGGCGGTTTCGCATGTGCTGAGTACATTGGTCCTGACGGTGCCGGCCATTACGTTAAAATGGTACACAACGGTATCGAATACATCGATATGCAATTGATCTGTGAAGCTTACTGGCTGATGAGAAACCTGCTGGGCATGGAAGCAGATGAAATCGGTAAAGTATTCGCCGAGTGGAACAAGGGTGAGTTATCAAGCTTCCTGATCGAAATCACTGCAGATATCCTGCAACAGAAAGACCCAATGGGCCCTGGCTTCCTCGTGGACAAAATCCTGGATACAGCCGGCCAAAAAGGTACTGGTCAATGGACAGCTGCCAACGCGCTTGAATTGGGCGCGCCGGCTAACGCGATTGCTGCTGCCGTTTATGCACGTGCACTTTCAAGCCTGAAAGAAGAACGCGTAGAAGCCAGCAAAATCCTGAAAGGCCCGGTCATCAAACAGGAAACAGATAAAAAAGCAGTGATCGAAGCGATCAAGAACGCACTGTACTGTTCAAAAATCTGTGCATACGCACAAGGCTTCCAGTTGATCGACAAAGCACAAGTGGCTTACAACTGGAAACTGAACTTCGGTGAGATCGCTCAGATCTGGCGCGGTGGTTGTATCATCCGTGCACGCTTCCTGCAAAAAATCACTGACGCTTATGCATTGAACTCACGCCTGAAAAACCTGATGTTGGATCCATACTTCACTAACGCGATGAATGATGGCCAAGCCGGCTGGCGTAAAGTGATCGCTTTGGCGGTGACTAACGGTATTCCTGCGCAAGGCTTTGCTGCTGCATTGGCTTACTACGATGGTTACCGCAGTGAGCGTTTGCCTGCAAACCTGCTGCAAGGCCAACGTGACTACTTCGGTGCGCACACTTACGAGCGTGTTGACCAGCCACGTGGTCAGTTCTTCCACCTGGATTGGCCAGAAGCAGGCCGTCCGCAACTTGAAGTTTAA
- a CDS encoding phage holin family protein: MTFHIQTLLTHWAVMVLALWLTSRALKGMSFSGILPLLASALLLCAANIIVRPALALIPLSTASWVLGIVLLVINALLVMLIASLVKGFNLSGVWAALLAALIIAVIGMLLEMVLPGSNPSLFHIQQLINFK; this comes from the coding sequence ATGACGTTTCATATACAAACATTACTGACTCACTGGGCTGTCATGGTGCTCGCTTTGTGGCTCACAAGCCGCGCGCTCAAGGGCATGTCGTTTTCCGGCATATTGCCGCTGCTGGCATCAGCATTGCTGTTATGTGCCGCCAACATTATCGTGCGTCCTGCGCTGGCGCTGATACCGCTATCTACCGCATCCTGGGTGCTGGGCATTGTGCTGCTGGTGATTAATGCCTTGCTGGTCATGCTGATTGCATCGCTGGTTAAGGGGTTTAATCTCTCGGGGGTATGGGCGGCACTGCTTGCCGCTTTGATTATTGCAGTGATTGGAATGCTGCTGGAGATGGTGTTGCCGGGGAGCAACCCTTCGCTGTTTCATATTCAGCAGTTGATTAACTTTAAGTAG
- a CDS encoding dienelactone hydrolase family protein has protein sequence MNIQSHIADLNTPTGVMRTFIHRPVGNGKYPTILFYSEIFQQTGPIERAAKIMASHGYAVLVPEVFHELNPIGTVLGYDDAGRDKGNADKAAKDVQGYDTDNAAMIAFAKTQPWYNGNIGAMGFCIGGHLAFRAALQPEIKGTACFYATDLHTQVIPNKPGQHSMERLQDISGELLMIWGKQDPHIPAPGRAEVYKKLSDANMVFTWHEFNAQHAFMRDEGERYDPQTAMIGYQLALNLFSRTLHQ, from the coding sequence ATGAACATTCAAAGCCACATTGCAGACCTCAACACCCCTACCGGTGTGATGCGCACCTTTATCCACCGCCCGGTTGGTAACGGCAAATACCCGACCATTCTGTTTTACTCTGAGATTTTCCAGCAAACCGGCCCGATTGAACGTGCAGCCAAAATCATGGCAAGCCACGGTTACGCAGTGCTGGTACCTGAAGTATTCCACGAACTGAACCCGATCGGCACGGTTTTAGGCTACGACGATGCAGGCCGCGACAAAGGCAATGCCGACAAAGCCGCCAAAGACGTACAAGGTTACGACACAGACAATGCCGCCATGATCGCATTTGCAAAAACACAGCCATGGTATAACGGCAACATCGGCGCCATGGGCTTCTGTATCGGCGGCCACCTGGCTTTCCGCGCCGCACTGCAACCGGAAATCAAAGGCACCGCCTGCTTCTATGCAACCGACCTGCACACACAAGTCATCCCGAACAAACCAGGCCAGCACAGCATGGAACGCCTGCAAGACATTTCAGGCGAACTGCTCATGATCTGGGGCAAACAGGATCCGCACATCCCGGCACCAGGCCGCGCAGAAGTGTACAAAAAACTCAGCGATGCCAACATGGTATTCACATGGCATGAATTCAACGCACAACACGCATTCATGCGCGACGAAGGCGAACGCTACGACCCGCAGACCGCCATGATCGGTTACCAACTGGCGCTAAACCTGTTCAGCAGAACGCTGCACCAGTAA
- the thiS gene encoding sulfur carrier protein ThiS: MLITINGKPRSFDAASLSVAGLVQQLELVGKRLAIERNGEIVPRSQFEATQLAEGDKLEIVGAVGGG; the protein is encoded by the coding sequence ATGCTAATCACGATCAATGGTAAACCCCGCAGTTTTGATGCTGCCAGTCTCTCTGTAGCCGGGCTCGTTCAGCAGCTGGAGCTGGTCGGCAAACGCCTGGCGATAGAGCGCAACGGCGAAATCGTGCCACGCAGCCAGTTTGAAGCCACACAGCTGGCGGAGGGCGATAAATTGGAAATCGTTGGCGCGGTCGGCGGCGGCTAA
- a CDS encoding thiazole synthase, which produces MSDLLKIADKTYKSRLLVGTGKYKDFNETRAAIDASGAEIITVAIRRTNIGQNAGEPSLLDFLPPEEFTYLPNTAGCYSADDAVRTLRLARELLDGHKLVKLEVLGDPNTLYPNMTETLAAARTLVKDGFDVMVYCSDDPIIAKQLEEIGCVAVMPLASLIGSGMGILNPWNLQIIIENAKVPVLVDAGVGTASDAAIAMELGCQGILMNTAIAAAGNPVLMAGAMKKAVEAGREAYLAGRMPKKLYSASPSSPTTGMIG; this is translated from the coding sequence TTGTCAGATTTATTAAAAATCGCAGATAAAACCTACAAGTCACGTTTGCTGGTGGGTACCGGTAAATATAAGGACTTTAACGAAACGCGCGCGGCCATCGATGCCAGTGGCGCGGAAATCATCACGGTAGCTATCCGCCGCACGAATATCGGCCAGAACGCCGGTGAACCGTCCCTGCTGGACTTTTTGCCGCCGGAGGAATTCACCTACCTGCCTAATACTGCGGGCTGTTACTCAGCCGATGATGCAGTGCGCACTTTGCGCCTGGCACGTGAGCTGCTGGATGGGCATAAACTGGTTAAACTGGAAGTGCTGGGTGATCCGAACACCTTGTACCCGAATATGACCGAAACGCTTGCTGCCGCCAGAACATTGGTGAAAGATGGTTTTGATGTCATGGTGTATTGTTCCGATGACCCGATCATTGCCAAGCAGCTGGAAGAAATCGGCTGTGTTGCCGTCATGCCTTTGGCTTCCCTGATCGGCTCCGGCATGGGTATCCTGAATCCATGGAATTTACAGATCATCATCGAGAATGCCAAAGTGCCGGTGCTGGTAGATGCCGGTGTCGGTACGGCATCAGATGCGGCGATCGCGATGGAGCTGGGCTGCCAGGGCATACTGATGAATACGGCAATTGCAGCGGCAGGCAACCCTGTGCTGATGGCCGGTGCGATGAAGAAAGCGGTTGAGGCTGGTCGTGAGGCCTACCTGGCCGGACGCATGCCTAAAAAACTGTATTCTGCGAGCCCAAGCTCGCCGACAACAGGCATGATCGGCTAG
- the apaG gene encoding Co2+/Mg2+ efflux protein ApaG: MSHMNNYECMVKVEVSFLPEQSDIEHNRYAFAYHVTITNTGNVAAQLISRHWIIAEASGEQQEVRGLGVVGAQPLLNPGESYAYSSGTVIKTPMGEMYGTYQMVAEDGTKFDAVIPTFQLNMPRVLH; the protein is encoded by the coding sequence ATGAGTCACATGAACAATTACGAGTGTATGGTCAAAGTCGAGGTTTCCTTTTTGCCGGAGCAGTCCGATATTGAGCATAACCGCTACGCGTTCGCATACCATGTGACGATTACCAACACGGGTAATGTCGCTGCACAGTTGATCAGCCGGCACTGGATCATCGCCGAGGCAAGCGGTGAACAGCAGGAGGTCAGGGGGTTGGGTGTCGTAGGCGCACAGCCGCTGCTTAACCCGGGCGAGAGCTATGCGTACTCCAGCGGCACTGTGATCAAGACACCGATGGGTGAAATGTACGGTACCTACCAGATGGTGGCTGAAGATGGCACCAAGTTCGATGCCGTTATCCCGACTTTTCAATTGAATATGCCCAGGGTGCTGCATTAG
- the mltA gene encoding murein transglycosylase A — MKKITHGAILILLSLLAAGCAGKVVKPVTPPAPPKAQCECPVEKPPVQIPEASKPVEIKPPEAKVAEYSLLKTAQWDDIDGLQLDNLSQAWPAWMQSCSTLINKPAWKNVCTAANQLNEQTGRKPSSDAIQAYFKEYFSVYKTTNVDGSDSGMITGYYQPILKGSRTKSAQYPNPLYAAPGDLITVELDSLFPELKFKRVRGRLVGNKLVPYYNRAEIETDASPLKGREFLYIDDIIDVFFLQIQGSGLVQLDNGEQVHVGYADQNGHQYNSIGRLLVERGEMTLAQASMQGIKNWARNNLAKLRELLNNNPSYVFFRELPAGLPGPLGALGVPIMGERSVAVDPKFVPLGAPVFLSTTEPNSSKPLKRMMMAQDTGGAIKGGVRADFFWGAGPDAGAKAGAMKQSGKIWVLLPKDFIINGANGLQNQVRK; from the coding sequence ATGAAAAAAATTACGCATGGCGCCATATTGATATTATTAAGCCTGCTGGCCGCAGGCTGCGCCGGCAAGGTGGTAAAGCCGGTAACGCCGCCTGCCCCACCAAAAGCGCAGTGTGAATGTCCGGTCGAAAAACCGCCGGTGCAGATCCCGGAAGCCAGCAAACCCGTCGAAATCAAACCGCCTGAAGCCAAAGTAGCTGAATATAGCCTGCTGAAGACGGCGCAATGGGATGACATTGATGGTTTGCAGCTTGATAACCTGAGCCAGGCGTGGCCAGCCTGGATGCAAAGCTGCTCTACGCTGATCAATAAACCTGCCTGGAAGAATGTGTGTACCGCAGCGAATCAGCTTAATGAGCAGACGGGCAGAAAGCCGTCATCCGATGCAATACAGGCTTATTTCAAAGAGTATTTTTCCGTTTATAAAACGACTAATGTGGATGGCAGCGATAGCGGGATGATTACCGGTTATTACCAGCCCATACTGAAAGGCAGCCGTACCAAGTCCGCGCAATATCCCAACCCGTTGTATGCGGCACCTGGTGACCTGATCACGGTCGAGCTTGATAGCTTGTTCCCGGAGTTGAAATTCAAGCGCGTGCGCGGCAGGCTGGTTGGCAATAAGCTGGTGCCTTATTACAACCGTGCAGAAATCGAGACCGATGCTTCGCCGTTGAAAGGGCGCGAGTTTCTCTATATTGATGACATCATAGATGTGTTCTTTCTGCAGATACAAGGCTCAGGCCTGGTGCAGCTGGATAATGGCGAACAGGTGCATGTCGGCTATGCGGACCAGAATGGGCATCAGTATAATTCGATAGGCCGTCTGCTGGTTGAGCGTGGTGAGATGACCCTGGCGCAGGCTTCGATGCAGGGCATCAAGAACTGGGCGCGCAATAACCTGGCAAAACTGAGGGAACTGCTCAATAATAATCCTAGCTATGTATTTTTCAGGGAGTTGCCTGCCGGGCTGCCTGGGCCGCTGGGCGCACTGGGCGTGCCGATTATGGGTGAGCGCAGCGTTGCCGTAGACCCTAAATTCGTACCGCTGGGTGCGCCGGTGTTCTTATCTACCACTGAACCCAATAGCAGCAAACCGCTTAAACGCATGATGATGGCGCAGGATACCGGCGGTGCAATCAAGGGCGGCGTTCGTGCGGATTTCTTCTGGGGAGCCGGGCCCGATGCCGGCGCCAAAGCCGGTGCCATGAAGCAGTCGGGCAAGATCTGGGTATTGTTGCCTAAGGACTTCATCATTAACGGAGCTAATGGCCTGCAAAACCAGGTTAGGAAGTAA
- the pqqA gene encoding pyrroloquinoline quinone precursor peptide PqqA: protein MWTKPAATEMRFGFEVTMYVMNK, encoded by the coding sequence ATGTGGACAAAACCAGCTGCTACTGAAATGCGTTTCGGTTTCGAAGTTACAATGTACGTAATGAACAAGTAA
- a CDS encoding lipopolysaccharide kinase InaA family protein has translation MNKKQPSMLSWPIIRKGLAYIMCGRLYVRRGHLPPPEHPVPADFIGICIASAEDAAMDDYVISQLQQLGIHQVRLDFSYGDLQSFNARFLQRLLDDRFQVTLHLVQPFSNARNMGDAAEQALWRTFVHAVLERFGSRILRVEIGATINRKRWAGYSVDGFMQAWDIAYQEIRQRGITLAGPNVTDFEPIYNIGILSMLKARNQLPDIHTNNLFSERVSEPERFDHRIFKYRWATRLKFNLVKKARLLRKISTDFGIARFISPVAFWAIYRIERLLPDGEQKQADYLARYMVLNAASGALDQVFWGAMICHREGLINDGLSDAEYPALERVTHYASVDGDRSQFRRHPSFYAMQTVAGIVQGANYKAAIATACGLEIHHFQTAQHHIHAAWTINGKVALLDDIYHASDLRQAEIISRDGELLADAPHIINESPIYLRWPISHTMTAKPGSRLAGNLAIHAYIPGLRYYPYHQDGWFGMILAKDAEEAALLAKELNPQHLSSPHKNDALRHARNAIWALPDPRTATENPAQETTRKITVKQPVKMYPHKQFFDRFKPSKAKRSWNGAVELLRRGIDSAQPVAFFEKEQDATLKQNFYICDYVTADCSVGEMFIHFAKGNKDFHIAAKNITVSAEETYAQLAQYLFKMHHRGTFFRDLSGGNILVRADAGKQLHFSLIDTARARFYSYSTPLSQRVSDLTRICNKLHWAGRERFLGLYLANMSRKISFRIRLAFYLYDFKVAFKRKYGRKGIKKLIKRIRNAD, from the coding sequence ATGAATAAAAAGCAACCAAGCATGCTGAGCTGGCCCATCATACGCAAAGGTCTTGCGTATATCATGTGCGGCAGGCTTTATGTCAGGCGCGGCCACCTGCCGCCGCCTGAACATCCGGTACCTGCCGATTTCATAGGCATATGCATAGCCTCTGCCGAAGATGCCGCCATGGATGACTACGTGATCAGCCAATTGCAGCAGCTAGGCATTCATCAGGTGCGCCTGGACTTCAGCTATGGCGACCTGCAGAGCTTTAATGCGCGCTTTCTGCAGCGCCTGCTGGATGACAGATTCCAGGTCACGCTGCATCTGGTGCAGCCTTTCAGCAATGCCAGAAACATGGGGGATGCCGCTGAACAGGCACTCTGGCGCACATTCGTGCATGCAGTGCTTGAGCGTTTCGGCAGCCGGATCCTGCGTGTTGAGATCGGCGCGACCATCAACAGAAAGCGCTGGGCGGGTTACAGCGTAGATGGCTTTATGCAGGCTTGGGATATTGCCTATCAGGAAATCAGGCAACGCGGCATCACGCTGGCCGGCCCCAACGTGACAGACTTCGAACCGATCTACAATATCGGCATACTGAGCATGCTCAAAGCCAGAAACCAATTACCGGATATCCATACCAATAATTTGTTCAGCGAGCGCGTTTCTGAGCCTGAGCGTTTTGATCATCGTATTTTCAAATACCGCTGGGCAACCAGACTGAAATTCAACCTGGTTAAAAAAGCACGGCTGCTTAGAAAGATCAGTACTGATTTTGGCATTGCACGCTTTATATCTCCAGTAGCATTCTGGGCAATTTACCGCATAGAGCGCCTGCTGCCAGATGGTGAACAGAAACAGGCCGACTACCTTGCACGCTACATGGTGCTGAACGCTGCTTCCGGCGCACTTGACCAGGTGTTCTGGGGGGCGATGATCTGCCACCGCGAAGGTCTGATCAATGATGGCTTAAGCGATGCAGAATACCCGGCGCTGGAACGCGTCACGCATTATGCAAGTGTAGATGGCGATAGAAGCCAGTTCAGGCGCCATCCCAGTTTTTATGCCATGCAGACCGTTGCAGGCATCGTGCAGGGTGCAAATTACAAAGCCGCCATCGCGACTGCCTGTGGCCTTGAGATTCACCACTTCCAGACGGCACAGCATCATATTCACGCCGCATGGACCATCAATGGCAAAGTCGCTTTACTGGACGACATCTACCATGCAAGCGACCTGCGGCAGGCCGAAATCATCAGTCGTGACGGCGAGCTGCTTGCCGACGCCCCGCACATTATCAATGAAAGCCCGATCTACCTGCGCTGGCCAATCAGCCACACCATGACCGCCAAACCAGGCAGCCGCCTTGCCGGAAACCTGGCAATCCACGCTTACATTCCCGGCTTGCGTTACTACCCGTATCACCAGGACGGCTGGTTCGGCATGATACTGGCAAAAGATGCAGAAGAAGCGGCGTTGCTGGCTAAGGAGCTCAACCCGCAACACTTGAGCAGCCCGCACAAGAACGATGCCTTGCGCCATGCGCGCAATGCCATCTGGGCATTGCCGGACCCGCGTACCGCAACGGAAAACCCGGCACAGGAAACCACGCGGAAAATCACGGTCAAGCAACCGGTAAAAATGTACCCGCACAAGCAGTTTTTCGACCGCTTCAAACCCAGCAAAGCAAAACGCAGCTGGAACGGCGCTGTAGAACTGTTAAGACGCGGCATAGATTCGGCACAGCCGGTCGCTTTCTTTGAAAAAGAGCAGGACGCCACACTCAAGCAGAACTTCTACATCTGTGATTACGTGACCGCAGACTGCTCCGTGGGCGAAATGTTCATACATTTTGCCAAAGGCAATAAAGACTTCCATATCGCGGCCAAAAACATCACTGTGAGCGCAGAGGAAACATATGCCCAGCTTGCGCAATATCTATTCAAGATGCATCATCGCGGCACGTTTTTCAGGGATCTATCCGGCGGCAACATCCTGGTTCGGGCAGACGCAGGCAAACAGCTGCATTTCTCACTGATAGACACGGCACGTGCACGCTTCTACTCATACTCGACCCCGCTCAGCCAGCGCGTCTCCGACCTGACCCGCATCTGCAACAAACTGCATTGGGCTGGCCGCGAACGCTTCCTGGGTCTGTACCTGGCGAATATGAGCAGGAAAATCAGCTTTAGGATCAGGCTGGCTTTTTATCTATACGATTTCAAAGTGGCATTCAAACGCAAATACGGCCGCAAAGGCATCAAAAAACTGATCAAACGCATCAGGAATGCTGACTGA
- a CDS encoding LTA synthase family protein yields the protein MSLIKKLHQSIWQLSSRLGPFAPFLAMFVIGVILLSASRFGLVIWKFDRVANTGKLAEILLQGVRVDIIQLCLLALIPLLLAPVLATQRLFKVWQKFTYGWVVAAIVLLVFLEVATPGFINEYDVRPNRIFVEYLKYPNEVFSMLWRGFKVDIFAVLISASLTAWLAHRYMKPWLGMQPSWSNKRTWVVWPLVFILAAFGIRSSLGHRPANPALFAITADSMVNSLVLNSGYSVVYASYNLLKETKSSDIYGKMPREEIMRLTGAKDTDIPTLTTLHPSHKREKPLNLVIILQESLGATFVESLGGTPVTPNLEKLKEQGIWFEQLYATGTRSVRGIEAVTAGFAPTPADSTVKLSKSQKNFFTLAALLEKRGYNTEFIYGGESHFDNMRSFFTGNGFNNIVEQKDYKNPVFISSWGVSDEDLLNKTHEQLLAHHKTGKPFFTLAFSSSNHAPFEFPDGRIELYEQPKNTDNNAVKYADYAIGEFFKKAQQSEYWKDTVFLIVADHDIRVRGVSLVPVERFHIPGLILGADIKPLRYTGMASQIDLPVTLLSLMGIEAQHPMIGRDLSSVAPDSPGRAMMQYNANFGWMEQTQIGNQVVVLRSDKAPAYAVYDTKTKQLNETSPPANAKELEQRALANVLLPDLLYNEQRFRLPQ from the coding sequence ATGTCTTTGATTAAAAAACTGCATCAATCCATCTGGCAGCTGTCATCCAGGCTGGGCCCGTTCGCTCCATTTCTTGCCATGTTCGTCATTGGCGTGATTTTGCTTTCAGCCTCACGCTTCGGCCTCGTCATCTGGAAATTTGACCGTGTGGCTAATACCGGCAAGTTAGCCGAAATCCTGTTGCAGGGTGTGCGTGTCGACATTATCCAGCTCTGCCTGCTGGCCCTGATTCCGCTATTGCTGGCACCGGTTCTCGCAACTCAGCGCTTATTCAAGGTCTGGCAGAAGTTCACTTATGGCTGGGTAGTCGCGGCGATTGTGCTGCTGGTGTTTCTGGAAGTAGCAACGCCTGGATTCATCAACGAATATGATGTACGTCCCAACCGCATCTTTGTTGAATACCTCAAATATCCGAATGAAGTTTTCAGCATGCTCTGGCGCGGCTTCAAGGTGGATATTTTTGCAGTGCTTATATCGGCAAGCCTGACAGCATGGCTTGCGCATCGCTACATGAAGCCATGGCTTGGCATGCAGCCAAGCTGGTCGAATAAAAGAACCTGGGTAGTCTGGCCGCTGGTTTTCATCCTGGCCGCGTTCGGCATCCGTTCATCGCTGGGTCACCGCCCGGCCAATCCTGCCCTGTTTGCGATCACGGCAGACAGCATGGTGAATAGCCTGGTGCTGAACTCCGGTTACTCGGTGGTATATGCAAGCTACAACCTGCTTAAGGAAACAAAATCCAGTGATATTTACGGCAAGATGCCGCGCGAAGAAATAATGAGGCTAACCGGTGCAAAAGATACCGATATCCCGACGCTGACCACACTGCACCCCAGCCACAAACGCGAAAAACCGCTCAACCTTGTCATCATCCTGCAAGAAAGCCTGGGCGCAACTTTTGTGGAATCCTTAGGCGGCACGCCGGTTACGCCCAACCTGGAGAAACTCAAGGAGCAGGGCATCTGGTTCGAGCAGCTGTATGCGACCGGCACACGCTCCGTGCGCGGCATTGAAGCCGTGACTGCGGGTTTTGCGCCTACACCGGCCGATAGCACGGTGAAGCTCTCGAAATCACAGAAAAACTTTTTCACACTGGCGGCATTGCTGGAAAAACGCGGTTACAACACCGAATTCATCTACGGTGGCGAATCGCATTTTGACAACATGCGCAGCTTTTTTACCGGCAATGGCTTCAACAACATCGTGGAGCAGAAAGATTATAAGAACCCGGTATTCATCAGCAGCTGGGGCGTGTCTGATGAAGACCTGCTGAACAAAACCCATGAGCAGCTGCTGGCTCACCACAAGACAGGCAAGCCATTCTTCACGCTGGCATTCTCGTCATCCAACCATGCGCCGTTTGAGTTTCCCGATGGCCGTATCGAGCTCTACGAACAGCCGAAAAACACCGATAACAATGCAGTGAAATATGCAGATTACGCGATCGGCGAGTTCTTTAAGAAAGCCCAGCAAAGTGAGTACTGGAAGGATACGGTATTTCTGATCGTCGCTGACCATGACATCCGCGTGCGCGGCGTATCACTGGTGCCGGTCGAACGTTTCCATATCCCCGGCCTGATCCTGGGCGCCGACATCAAACCCCTGCGCTACACGGGCATGGCCAGCCAGATTGATCTGCCGGTGACACTGCTGTCACTGATGGGCATTGAAGCGCAGCACCCGATGATAGGGCGCGATTTATCCAGCGTTGCACCCGACAGCCCTGGCCGTGCAATGATGCAATATAACGCCAACTTCGGCTGGATGGAGCAAACGCAGATCGGCAACCAGGTCGTTGTATTGCGCTCAGACAAAGCACCGGCTTATGCTGTTTATGACACAAAAACAAAGCAGCTGAATGAAACCAGCCCGCCTGCCAACGCAAAAGAGCTGGAGCAGCGCGCGCTCGCCAATGTGCTGCTGCCTGATCTGCTTTACAACGAACAGCGTTTCCGCCTGCCGCAATAA